Genomic window (Spirosoma sp. KCTC 42546):
AACGGGCTTCGATACCCAGCCGTTTAAACGAAACTTTAAACTGATTATATGTACCTCCGTACAGGAACGAGGTCGTCACGAAGTTATCACCAGCGCTCAAAATGTTGCTTAGTGCAATAAACTGGGCCGCCTGTCCCGATGCAACTGCCAACGCAGCTACGCCCCCTTCAAGAGCCGCGATACGCTTTTCAAAGACATCGGAGGTAGGGTTCATGATCCGGGTATAAATATTCCCGAAGGCTTTCAGCGCAAATAAATCGGCCCCGTGTGCCGAATCATTGAAAACAAACGAAGTTGTTTGATAAATAGGCACAGCCCGGGCATTTGTAGCCGAATCGGGTTCCTGGCCAGCATGGAGCTGGAGCGTATCGAAATGAAGTTCAGACATGAGTTTAGTAGTTAGTGATTTAGGATCGTGTAATTAGTTTTCTGTAGAAATACGGGCAGCAACCAGTTGGCTGGGTATTTTCATGATTCGATAGAAAATACTAGGGACTGACCGCAACTAATTGGTACGACAAACCCTCCCGGTTTTCGTAGCGGTTAGTGAGTCATACTTAGTAGGCCCCCCGGGGCATACAGTGCTGAATATAGAGCATGTGAGTTCCGATTTATAGTCCCTAAAATAACTTTAGGCAGGAGTTAGCACCTTGCCGTGTGGTAGGTTGCCAGTGGTTCACAGAGCCTGATCTCTCCCCACTTCTTTATAAATCAACGTGCACCGATAGGCTAAAAATGGTGCGAAACAATTGACTTGATGTCGCAAGTATACTAGCCAAATAGCGCGAATCCAAACGTGGTCTGTTTTTTCTATCCGATAACACATTTTTTCGCTTTTGCTGATCTGTGTTCATTCATTAAGTCAATTCATTGTTTACTTTTGTGGTAAGACATCCCACCCAATGAATCAGACGTACCGCTATAATCGCGAAAATGCTACCCGGGTAGCTGGCACTACGACCCTGAAGGACGCAATCGGGCAGTTGCTAAAGGCGTATCAACTCCAGACTCGGTTTAATGAAACGTATCTGGAAGCCTTCTGGGGGCGTATGATGGGTCCAGCTATTGCCTCACGTACAAACCGACTTTACGTTCGCGATCGGAAGCTTCACATTGAAATTGGTTCGGCTCCGCTTCGTAACGAGCTCGTTAATGCCAAGCAGAAACTTATTCAGCTAGTCAATAAAGACATGGGGTCCGATGTGATTGACGACGTGATATTTATCTGATCAGTGTCGATACTTAACCAATAGATTACTTAAAATTGAATGAGTAAGTTGCGACGTTCCTGTTGCATGGTTAAAGGTTCGTCAATAAAATTAGCATTTAAACCCACTTGCCGGCAAATACGTAACCACTCCTGCTGAGGTATAGTCAAAAAACCATTCTTCTGTCGAACGGCATAGTAGCTAGACAGTCGTAGGCGAACCAACAATTTTATTGTAGCGAGCAATTGCCTTTGTTTGAATGACCTTCCGATCATACTCCATATATCTTTCAGTACGCTCCCGCCTACCATCAAATCGCAAATCAGCGCTTTGGCATTAGGTGCAGCTACTTGTTTTATTGATTTCAGTAATTGTTCAATTTCAGCGGTGTTCCGATAGTATTGAACCACACTCATCACAATAATCACGTTAAAGCGCTGGTCGCTTATAAGATTAAAATTAAGGTAATCATCCGGCGACAAATCATAAAAGTGGACATTCGGGTGATGCATGTGTTTACTTCGGGCAATCTCATTGTAGCGCTTAGAGATATCAATCCCATGAATTTCACGGACTTTATTGTACCAGGCATCTTCTAAATTACCTGGTCCAGAACCGATGTCCAGTACTTTGTCTGTAGGCGATAATGAAATGTATTTTTCAACTCGATCTAAGAAATAATCGTAATTAACTGACATTGATTGATCGAACTCATTCTCCTGCTGCCAGAAATCCAGCCATGTTACCATCATCCAACTTACCTTTTTTATATTGCTCGAAGTGTACCCTATAATTACCGAATGCAACCAGATACTATTGCAAGATTAAAAAGGGATTAAATTTAATTACTACTTACTAACGAGTGCGAACGTTGTAACATTAAGTAAATAATTCTAAACCAAATCAATGCACATGGCAGGGCTTTCAGCACATAGGGCTTAACAAATTGCTCCCGTATAAAGGGCGGAAAAATATCGCTCGGTGAAAAAACGGTGAATACAAGACAACTAATCAGAAGTGCGCGATCAAGCCTGCTCTGAGGACAGTAAAACCACCAAACCATTACGCCAGTTACAGCCGTAATATAGGTTGGCGACTCAGAAACGGGATTAAAAATAACCTGAAAAATGAGAACAGACGCGATCATCAATATACGAAATGAGCGCTCACCAAACCGATTAACCTGACTATAAACGCTACAGAATACTACAATACCTAAGCCAATAATGACTGATGTTGGAACATCTGGGGAGATGAATACATGAACAAGTCGATGAATCGATGTATTTGCCCATTTGTCATGATCAGACTTAATAAATAACTGATGTACCCACAAATCATACTGCCATAGTAACTTGGTGGGTGTCGTGAATAAGAGGGGCAATAAACCAAGCAACACGCCCCATAGTATCTATAGACACTAAAGAACGTGGTTTCTGGGGGTAAAGCAGAAACAAGGCGGCTGCAACAAGGCTATAAATCTTAATATTGAAACCAAGAATGATAAAAAAAGCAGCCCAGAAGTGTTGTCGTTTCTCAAAACTAATGAATGCAGCTAATGGAATAGCACCGATAAGCGGATTTGTCTGACTATTCACTAACGACGTGAATAATTCCTGTAAACAAAACCAGTAGGCAAACACCTTCTGCTGATGCGAAAGCGGCATTCGGTAGATGGCCAACACCCAAATACCGGCAAACAGAAAATGCCATAGAAATAGCCCTGCCGAAAAAGGCAGCATAAAAACAGGTGCAAATAAAGCTGGGAAGGTAGGAGCGTAATGAAAATGATCAGCGTATTGGTCCGGATAGAGGCTATACAGGCTTTTGCCCTCTAGCAGATGCTCGAGCGAATAATAGAAAATCCGGTAATTG
Coding sequences:
- a CDS encoding DUF721 domain-containing protein, yielding MNQTYRYNRENATRVAGTTTLKDAIGQLLKAYQLQTRFNETYLEAFWGRMMGPAIASRTNRLYVRDRKLHIEIGSAPLRNELVNAKQKLIQLVNKDMGSDVIDDVIFI
- a CDS encoding class I SAM-dependent methyltransferase codes for the protein MMVTWLDFWQQENEFDQSMSVNYDYFLDRVEKYISLSPTDKVLDIGSGPGNLEDAWYNKVREIHGIDISKRYNEIARSKHMHHPNVHFYDLSPDDYLNFNLISDQRFNVIIVMSVVQYYRNTAEIEQLLKSIKQVAAPNAKALICDLMVGGSVLKDIWSMIGRSFKQRQLLATIKLLVRLRLSSYYAVRQKNGFLTIPQQEWLRICRQVGLNANFIDEPLTMQQERRNLLIQF
- a CDS encoding glycosyltransferase 87 family protein, producing MLPFSAGLFLWHFLFAGIWVLAIYRMPLSHQQKVFAYWFCLQELFTSLVNSQTNPLIGAIPLAAFISFEKRQHFWAAFFIILGFNIKIYSLVAAALFLLYPQKPRSLVSIDTMGRVAWFIAPLIHDTHQVTMAV